The following nucleotide sequence is from Terriglobia bacterium.
ATTGCTGAAAGAGCACGCGCCCGCAATGTCTCGGCATGAGATGGCACGTTTCCATTACCTATAAACCACGACCGGAGGCCTTCCCAGCGGTCTTTCCAGTGAAGCGCGGCCGACTGCAGATCCTCAGGGGTTGCATTCAGCAGATCCGCAACTTCACGTCTGGCGGCACCCGTCAGAAGTCGATCCACTCCAGCGCTCTCGATGCGGCGAAGTCCGGATGCAATTTCGTCGGCAGCGATGACGAGTTCGCCGACGAAACGCTGCAGATAATCGATCAACCGCTCTTTATAGAGAATGAATTCTTCGATTTCGATTCGTTGGAGATCAATGCGGCGCTGCAGCCCGCTCATGAAAATCTGCGCCCTGCGGGTCAATTCCTCGAAACTCAAGCAGAGTGTCCGGAGCGCAAGAGTAGTTTTGGCGTCATCGATTTCTGCGGATTCAGCAAACCGGGCAAGTTCTTCAAGCAGACTGCGAATGTCGGCTAACGCCGCCGTCTGCAGTTCGCCAGGCTGGAGGATGCTTTCTTCGTATGCTGTAACAGCGCGCTCGGCCGCTTCACCTCTCACGGTGATCTGAAAGAGATAGCGGCGTCTCAGGAAATCTTCGACAGTGGTGACGTCGGCCGTGTCCGGATGAGATTCCAGATTTCCCCATTCGCAGAGTTGATTCAGCAAAGCTTCGGCTGCCGGAAGATCCAGAGGCTCAGCAACAGGGGGCGGGCCAAAACCCGCCAGTACGTCTGCCGGACGCAGGTGCAGCGCAAATCGTTCCTTTGAATGCATGAAGACCCGCATTACTGCGCGGTACAGCGGGGCCTTTTCCGCAGTGACGTACTCAAACACCTTCAGCTTTTGAGGCGTATTCATGGCTTCCGGAAATTACCACCAATTCCCATACCTTCGCAGTTTTTTGGCGGAGATCGGAATCATGTCTTCGGCATGGGACACATGGGGTCCCAAACTGAGTGCCTGAGGAGTACAGAGAAGGCTTGTAGAATCTGTAAGGAGAAGCCGTTCGCCGGATGGCAGCTTTTGAGCAATCGCGCAAATTGCTGATAACAAAGAGCGGGAGACCGGGATCGAACCGGCGACGTCCAGCTTGGGAAGCTGGCATTCTACCGCTGAATTACTCCCGCTTGCTTGCGAATCAGCTATATCGTTCAAAATAAGCTGATCTTATTGGTTTCTATCTAAACTATCCTGTCCGTGCTATCTACCAATTTTACCCCCTGTCTGACTGAAAAATGGACACCAAAACCGACACCATGGATTCAGAGAAACTCGCGCATTCCATTGCCAGAGAATATAACACACTACGAATTTCAACTTAGAGGCACACGTCGGCTGCACACGCCTGGACCCTTTTGCGTCTCGCCGGCCTTCTCGCTTATCCGCCTTTTGGCTATTCCCGTACCCGTTGGGTAAAACCTGTCAAACGCAGTTGACGGAAACATCAGAAAAGGTATATGACAATTGTAATGTAAATGAGTAACACACAACGACTTCCGCAGTGGAGATGCACAGTTCCGGTTCCGCTGGATTCAAAAGTCCTGCGAGCCGTCGAGCAGAAGATTGCCTCCTGTGAGTCGTGCACGCCGGACACGGCAGAAGTGCCGTTCGATTTTCTTCTGGACTGCCTTACAGGCTGCGACCCGGAAACGACCGACTATGTCCTGCCGGAACCTGTCCATTGTCCCCGTTGTGGCGTTGCCGTCCGTGCCGGCTATTGGCGGTGGTCCGATTCAGCAGACGAAGGGCGCACGGTATTCATCCTGCCCGGTACATTGATCACCCTCAAAGACGAGTAAACTTCGACGTTTCTTCATCTCTTCAAATGATGCAATGAAGAAATGAAGAAATGATCCAATGATCCAATGGTCTTAAACAGGATTACCGCCCCTGAAGAACCCGCAACCGCCGCAGCTGCTGGTCTTTGTCGGCTTCATAAAGCAATTCATCCGCCTGGTCGGGCGGAGTCTGGGTTGAAGTGCGGCCGATCGTGCAATCGATATTCGGCAGGGAACGCCGTGTAGCGGTCTCTTGCAAGCGCGATCGGATCCGGCTCACAAGCTCCGGATCGTGCTCTCCAGCCGGATCCAGAAACAAGACGGCAAATTCGTCTCCGCCATACCGGCCGACGACGCCGGTTTCGCCGCACAGCTGGTTCAAGGTATCCGCAACCGCGCGAAGCACCGCGTCTCCGGTGGCATAGCCGTATTCATCATTGATATGTTTCAATTGGACGATATCCAGTACCAGCAACGCCAGGGCGGTCTTGCGGCGGCGCGCGGCGCTGGCGAATCGCTTATACAGGTCCCGGAACGCCCGCCGGCTTGGAAGGCCGGTCAGTGCGTCCGGCGCGCACCTTCCGACCAGGCTGTCCGTGGTCTCAAGACGATCCGCCAGAATTTCCTGCAGGGCCAGACGGAGATTGGCAGAGTTTCGCAAAGAATTGAGAAGCTCGCCCTTGAGGATTTTGAGACACTTCGTTTCATCTACGGCAAAAACCGTTGCCGATCGGGGTAAATCGGTCAACACGCCGATCTCGCCAAACGATTCCCCGGCGCCAAATTCTCCCAACACGATATCGACGCCATTCTCCTGACCCATCTGGACAACGCGAACTCGTCCGGACAGGACCACGTACACGCTGTCGCTCAACTCGCCCTGGTGGACAATATCGCTACCGGCGAAATAGGTGTGCTGTGTGCCGCTGCTCGATAACCGAACCAGTTCAGCCGGCGAGAGCGAACCCAGAACGGAGCTCGAGGCCAGGAAGGCATCAAGGCTGACATCGGCCGGTTTCGAATCTTCCTTCGCGGAACGCTGAGGCTCTTCAACCGCGTCAATACTATTCGAACCCGCCTGGCAGCGTTCGCTCCACACCCGTACGCGGCAACGCAGCATCTGCACGCTAAAAGGCCTGGCAATATAGTCCGTCGCGCCCGCAGCGCCGGCAGGAGCCTCGTCGTCTTCGGCGGCATCGGTAACGAACAGAACAGGCAGAACCGGATTCCCGCAGGCATTCCTGAGAGATTCAATGGATGACGAGGCTTCGTCTTTCGGCACTCCGACCATAATGACGAGGTCGGGAGACGAATGACCGATGATTGCCAACGCACTCGCCAATTCCGATGTCGAGTTGACGATACAACTCTCCTCCGCCAGGCTCTGCCGGACGGCAACCAGATCCGCCGCATCCGTCGCAAGAACCAGTACCCGGATATTCTGTCGCCGCTCGATTCGAAACGCAGAGGTTCCCTGCGGAGCCGGCACTGTCCTTTGACCCGCGATCTCCAATTCGTGGCGTTCGGCTGCAGCGAAAATTTCAATCTCCGACCCCAGTGACGCCGCCCGCGCACGTGCGCGGTTCTCCAGTTCTTTGATCGCGGTGTCATCGTGCGTCGGATCGTGGTGGAACAGTGCGAGCCGCTTCGCCCCCGCGGCCATGGCGACATCCGTGGCGTAATCGATCGTGCTGTGTCCCCATCCGCGCTTCGACTTGTACTCTTCCGACGTGTATTGTGCGTCGTGAATGACCAGATCCACGTTCTTCAGAAACTCCACATGCTGTCGATCGCCGGGGTGCAGGAACCGGGGGCCCGGCGCGTTCCAGAACGGTTCGTGGTCCGTGACGTACGCGATACTGGCGCTTGCATCGGTAACCCGATAAGCGATCGTCGGCGCAGTGTGGTTCAGATAACGGGTTTCGACCAGAGCGTCGCCAAGGCGGAAAAAACCCTCGCCGACTTCGGTGAAATAAACGCGGCTGCGAAGATCCCGCAGCTTTACCGGAAAATAGGCGTATTGCATCTGACCGGACATGGCGTCCTCCAGATTCCGTTGAAATCCGGACGGAGCAAAAATGTTCAGTTCCACTTCCGGCAAGAACACGAGAGAAAAGAAAGGAAAGCCCTGGATGTGATCCCAGTGCGTGTGGCCGATCAGCAAGTGGACACGCGTGATCGGGGTTCCCGATCGCGCCAACTCCACTCCCAGATCCCGAACGCCGGTGCCGCAATCGAAGATGAGCACAGATCCGTCATTCGCACGCACCTCCACGCATGAAGTATTGCCGCCGTACAAAGATGTCTGTGGCCCGGGCGCAGGAATCGAGCCACGCGTCCCCCAAAATCGGACTCGCATCAGAACACGATCGTCCACTTCTGCTTTTCTGTCAAAGTATAAAAGGCTGATGTCACATTTCGTGACTGAAAGGGAAGTTTACGGGATAGTCTCGGCGTTAATCCGCTGTTTTCAAGGCTCACATTCCCCGCCTTTTCAAGGCGGGGTGGCCGAGCGATCAAACGTTAGAACGCTCGGACGGGGCGGTTATCACCGAACCGCGAAGCGCACCTTATTCTTGTTGAAGTTACTAACCGCCCCGTCTGCGCCGAAAGGAACGGGACCATTTTGTTCATGGCGCAGCCACCCCGCCTTGAAAAGGCGGGGAATGTCCGCCTCATCGACTTTTTCGCAAATCTGGCGGTTCAATTGCAAAGAAGTGAACGCGTTTGCGCGAAAGGAAGAAATGAATCCGAACCGTTTTATAGAGCTTCTGCCGAAAATCGAAGTGATCGCGACGAGCCGTGACAGCGTCTATATCGCTCAGCAACGGGTCACCGGATGCGAAGCCTGCGATCCAACCGCAAGCCGGCCGTTCAGTGGCGTGCTGGACGAGATCACAAAACGGAATGAAGTTCTGACGGACTATTTCCTTTGCGAGCCCGCACAATGCTCCAGATGCTCCGCCCCGATTCTGGAATCCACTCTCGTCAGCCTCGGAAAGTCGGATTCCGTTCCAGCTTTCGAGCTGAATCCTCCTTTAGACGAGGTCGAGGTTGTTTTCGTTGAAGAATCGATGGTCGCTGAAGCCCAGCAGTGGATCGGGTCGTGTGAAGGCTGTTCCGAGCAGGCTGAATACTCGTTCGATCAGATTCTGGATTCCCTGACAGGCTGCAATCCTGCGGTTACGGAATATATCCTTTGCCGAACCGCCCTGTGCCCGCATTGCCGCGGCGAAGTGACCGAAAAAACCCTCGTTGGCCCGCTCTAAACGCTGCGCAACGCGCGTTTGTCTTCCTTGTCGTCTGACGGAGCCACCACCCAGCTGCTGCGCCGGCCCTGATACTGGCGCACCTGATACCGCCGGTTGACAGCCACAATCGTGCTGCGGCTGCAGCCCATGCGTTCGGCAATTTCCGTGATCGTCATGTCGGTGGAAGCCAGCAACGAAATCACATTTTTAATTTCGAAATCCTGCATTGGTGTTCCCTGCCCTGCCATGGCTGCTCTATTGCCTCCAGGATACTGATCGGCAAAAACCGGAAATACATTAGCCACGTCATCTGCGGCTAGAACCACCTCCTTGACAAACTCTCATGTGTCCGATAAACGATCTAGAGCATGGTAAAAGACGATCTCTCAGAAAAAATTAAATCTCATCAGGCGAAAATCGGAGTCATCGGGCTGGGTTACGTGGGGCTGCCGCTGATTTTGCGGTTCGGTGAGGAACACTTCAACATCATCGGATTCGACGTCGATCCCGCCAAAGTGTCGCAATTGAACGCGGGGCAATCCTATATCCGGCATATCGATGCCAAGCGTATCCAGCACTTGCGGAGCGAAAAGCAATTCGAGGCCACGACGGATTTTGCCCGTCTGGCTGAAGCGGACTGCATCATCATTTGTGTCCCGACACCGTTGACCGAGAAAAAGGACCCGGATCTCCAATACATCGAGAAAACCGCGGACGCCATTTCGAAAACGCTCCGGCGCGGCCAGCTGGTTTCACTCGAAAGCACAACCTATCCCGGCACGACGGACGAAATCCTTCTCGACCTCTTCCACCAGTCCGGCATGAAGGTTGGCGAGGATTACTTCCTGGTGTTCTCGCCGGAACGCGAAGACCCGGGAAACCCGAAATTCTCCACCCGCACCATTCCAAAGGTTGTCGGCGGAACGACTCCCGCATGCGCGGAGCTCGGCGTCGCACTGTACGAGCAGATCATCGACAAAGTCATTCCGGTTTCATCGACGCGCGCTGCAGAACTTGTCAAACTGCTGGAAAACATCTATCGATCGGTGAATATCGCACTGGTGAATGAACTGAAGCTGCTCAGCGACCGGATGGATATCGACATCTGGGAAGTCATTGACGCGGCGAGCAGCAAGCCTTTCGGTTTTACGCCGTTTTATCCGGGACCAGGCCTGGGCGGACACTGCATTCCGATTGATCCCTTCTACCTTTCGTGGAAAGCCAAGGAGTACGATTTTTCGACGCGCTTTATTCAGCTGGCGGGCGAAATCAACACGTCCATGCCTCACCACGTCATCGAAAAAGTGGCGGCGGCCTTGAACGACCGCTCGCGCTCCATTCGCGGAGCCAAGGTGCTGCTCCTGGGCGTCGCCTATAAAAAGGACGTGGATGATGTCCGCGAGTCTCCGGCGCTGGAAGTCATGAAACTATTGAAGGAGCGCGGAGCGGAGCTTTCCTACAGCGATCCGTACATTCCGAAGTTGCATAAGATGCGGGAATACGACTTCTCCTATATGGCGTCCGTCCCTCTGACCGAGGAGACCCTGACGGATAAGGACGTGGTGCTCATCACAACGGACCATTCCAACATCGATTATCAATGGGTGGTGGACCACAGCAGTCTCGTGGTCGATACGCGAAACGCGACAAAACACGTCCGCAATCGGCGCGATCGAATCGTGCGCGCATAGCCCCGCATAACCACTGAAAGCGAGAGCTCGGAATGAATGACGATCTGGAAGGCCTGACACTAGCGAACTGGGTCGGTGGAATCTGGTTTAAATATCGCCGCGGGGTGCCCCTGACCGGCTACGAAGGGGCGCTCGCGCATTGCATGGAGTTCCACAAAGAATGGCGTTCACGCTGGGATTCTCTCGGTCATTCGAATGATCCCGAACTGTCGCGCGACGTGCTGCATGTCCACTACGATGCCATGGTGAAAGTGCAGATCGACAGCGATAGTCCGCCTGAAATCCGCCAGTTCTATAACAAACTGCGCGAAAAGGCTTTCACGGAATTCGAGGCCCTGCACACCTTGATACCGCCTCTC
It contains:
- a CDS encoding TIGR02677 family protein → MNTPQKLKVFEYVTAEKAPLYRAVMRVFMHSKERFALHLRPADVLAGFGPPPVAEPLDLPAAEALLNQLCEWGNLESHPDTADVTTVEDFLRRRYLFQITVRGEAAERAVTAYEESILQPGELQTAALADIRSLLEELARFAESAEIDDAKTTLALRTLCLSFEELTRRAQIFMSGLQRRIDLQRIEIEEFILYKERLIDYLQRFVGELVIAADEIASGLRRIESAGVDRLLTGAARREVADLLNATPEDLQSAALHWKDRWEGLRSWFIGNGNVPSHAETLRARALSAIPALLTAVANINDRRVTRIDRVNDLRTLAGWFAEAETESDAHCLWRAAFGLHASRHLMTNDETLDLLDAAGVQSATSWFEAPPMKISVRLRTTGSHTKKGRSSAIVDRSREKDLLARFAAEESAQIERARRVLAQGKRILLSEIGKLDTAEFDLFLEILGEALAMKSRPQDSVEIVSSDGALRITLEPVPNSGTAIIRAPSGDFSGPDHAITIEQLFQEQHDAGSIPDFSIA
- a CDS encoding diguanylate cyclase; protein product: MRVRFWGTRGSIPAPGPQTSLYGGNTSCVEVRANDGSVLIFDCGTGVRDLGVELARSGTPITRVHLLIGHTHWDHIQGFPFFSLVFLPEVELNIFAPSGFQRNLEDAMSGQMQYAYFPVKLRDLRSRVYFTEVGEGFFRLGDALVETRYLNHTAPTIAYRVTDASASIAYVTDHEPFWNAPGPRFLHPGDRQHVEFLKNVDLVIHDAQYTSEEYKSKRGWGHSTIDYATDVAMAAGAKRLALFHHDPTHDDTAIKELENRARARAASLGSEIEIFAAAERHELEIAGQRTVPAPQGTSAFRIERRQNIRVLVLATDAADLVAVRQSLAEESCIVNSTSELASALAIIGHSSPDLVIMVGVPKDEASSSIESLRNACGNPVLPVLFVTDAAEDDEAPAGAAGATDYIARPFSVQMLRCRVRVWSERCQAGSNSIDAVEEPQRSAKEDSKPADVSLDAFLASSSVLGSLSPAELVRLSSSGTQHTYFAGSDIVHQGELSDSVYVVLSGRVRVVQMGQENGVDIVLGEFGAGESFGEIGVLTDLPRSATVFAVDETKCLKILKGELLNSLRNSANLRLALQEILADRLETTDSLVGRCAPDALTGLPSRRAFRDLYKRFASAARRRKTALALLVLDIVQLKHINDEYGYATGDAVLRAVADTLNQLCGETGVVGRYGGDEFAVLFLDPAGEHDPELVSRIRSRLQETATRRSLPNIDCTIGRTSTQTPPDQADELLYEADKDQQLRRLRVLQGR
- a CDS encoding helix-turn-helix domain-containing protein, whose amino-acid sequence is MQDFEIKNVISLLASTDMTITEIAERMGCSRSTIVAVNRRYQVRQYQGRRSSWVVAPSDDKEDKRALRSV
- a CDS encoding nucleotide sugar dehydrogenase — encoded protein: MVKDDLSEKIKSHQAKIGVIGLGYVGLPLILRFGEEHFNIIGFDVDPAKVSQLNAGQSYIRHIDAKRIQHLRSEKQFEATTDFARLAEADCIIICVPTPLTEKKDPDLQYIEKTADAISKTLRRGQLVSLESTTYPGTTDEILLDLFHQSGMKVGEDYFLVFSPEREDPGNPKFSTRTIPKVVGGTTPACAELGVALYEQIIDKVIPVSSTRAAELVKLLENIYRSVNIALVNELKLLSDRMDIDIWEVIDAASSKPFGFTPFYPGPGLGGHCIPIDPFYLSWKAKEYDFSTRFIQLAGEINTSMPHHVIEKVAAALNDRSRSIRGAKVLLLGVAYKKDVDDVRESPALEVMKLLKERGAELSYSDPYIPKLHKMREYDFSYMASVPLTEETLTDKDVVLITTDHSNIDYQWVVDHSSLVVDTRNATKHVRNRRDRIVRA
- a CDS encoding DUF1841 family protein yields the protein MNDDLEGLTLANWVGGIWFKYRRGVPLTGYEGALAHCMEFHKEWRSRWDSLGHSNDPELSRDVLHVHYDAMVKVQIDSDSPPEIRQFYNKLREKAFTEFEALHTLIPPLTEALWMAKTKNEPFDNARYIQLAKQYVDVALMRPTSVRRGADIR